Within the Miscanthus floridulus cultivar M001 chromosome 2, ASM1932011v1, whole genome shotgun sequence genome, the region aaacatgtttaacatACTCCTAGGGTTCTACAACCATTTtgtacattggttacatgtaccCTAGCATATGCAAAGCATcttagtgacaacacatgcaatataagcaaacatagagataatatttgagatgcttatgctcatgaatgatcaatgatgtttgtgctcatgcaatgccaaggctaaatgcatgcttaacacctagggtgttatagatgCGGGATCGGCTGATGCCCATGGCGTTGAGAgtctcagcgtacatgatgttgaggccactgcctccatccatcagtaccttagaGAGACACTTTGTGCCGATGATCAGGttgaccatgagcggatatcccTAGCTACGGGACGCTCTCCGGGTGGTTGATCTAATCAAAGGTCATGGCTGGCTTAgtcgtatagacctcatggcGTGTGAGCTTCTgacggtgcttggagtcataggctgtcGACCCCCCAAAGATCTTGAGGTAGCCATCTGGCATTGGAAAGTCatcgtccttcccctcggcgtcaTCCGTGATCAGGTCGGAGTGCTTcccatgctcccccttgttggagcctctagacaagaaccgcttcatgaggccatagtccttgtatagatgcttgacagggaaggcatggttcgggcatggcccctcgagcagcttctcaaagtggttcggagtaccctccgtgggcttccgatcCCCTCTGCGGTCGGCGGTGGCCATGAGCGCGCCCTCATGccgttgcttgttcttctttctaATGGGATAGTTGGAGGTGCCCTCCCTGATGTGCTCatcccactttgccttgcctttgaggtggtcgaagaTCGCTTCGACCGCTTCCTCGcatgaggcatggctagtggcgatgccAAGGAGtttcttggtggttcatgggcccttacatcctagcttgtgaaccaggtactcgcaggtggtcccagataggaaagctcctataacgtcggtATCGGTGATGTTAGGCAGcttgttgcactaccgggagaaacGCTGGATGTACCCGTGAAGGGTTTCTCTGGCCTTTTGTCAGTAGTTCTTGATATCCCATGGGTACCCAGGAcacttgtacgtgccctggaagttctccatgaagatctcttttaggtccgcccaactttgaattctATTGGGCGGAAGgagttccaaccatgttcgtgccaaatcagccaggaacaatggaaagttacggataatgaaatcgtcattatctaCCACAccagcttggtaggcaagccgataatTCTCGAGCCATAGTCCATAgttcgtttccctagagtatttcaggatgttggttggtggttggtACCCTGGCAagaaggcggcgttgaggatgtgtcggccgaaggcctaaggtcctggcaggccggggctcgggctttgatcctcgccactgtcgtagcgtccaccatgtcgagggtggtagccatggctggcCCCCTCCCCCGCATCACCATGGGTACGCCTGCCGGCATCAAGGGTGTTGCACGTGTCACGGTTGCGGCCGAGGAGCTCATGCACTAGAACCGTGATGCGTGGCCTACCGCCTTGTAgcgcttggtggactgatgcatccttgtCAGGTCGCTCTGAGAGCGTGCGCTGGCTAGTGTTAAGCTCGCATCGCTAAGACAGCAAGCTCTTAGCCTGCTACGCCACCGCGCGCttgagcagcgtgcgaatctcgtgaTATGCCAAACGCTCATCGGGTGTCACGGCCCCCGAAAGCCCACAGAGCAAGGCCACCAcagcagcgatgttttggctcacccaggcaaagtgtgggagggatttatcatcctcgatgatcctttggttcatgTCGCGAGCCAAGGCACGTGCGTGCCCACCGTCTTTGTGGTGCTTGATCTCGCGATCGAGCTCcgcgcattcctgctcgagctagagtcgcaCTTCCTCGAGCTCTCGGTGTTGGGCCTTCAGCTACTCCACCCACAGATGGGGTAGGGCCCCTACATcaccctcgacctcatcatcaaggtcattcatcggggtagcctcctcctcatggacgctttcgacgtgtccttcggaggtacctgccatgaagcattcacgagaggggtgatggcttcccctactggagtcagagctagagggcgacTCCGTTTCTCccgcgaggaggtcatggaaagattccacaaTGTATTCggtcacccccatgaactcgtcatTCTCGAAAGATGGAGGCATGTGtggcgccacaaggtggccaacggtctctgcgacattgcggagaccgaacggaagcactGTCGGGGCACTCTGAATGAGGTATTGTAGGGAGAGGGGCTCTCCCCTAGCGAGCTATgccatgacgttggcgaacgagaaggtgaggtgccgcaggtcctcctaggacggtcggggtcccaaGAAGGCGCCGAGCTAGCACTCTAGCCTTTCgtagtcgaagccgaggagctagcGGCTCCCGAGGGTGTGGGCCTCTTGTGCGTGCAGCCATAGCTCCTCAAGTACCTCGATGATCGCGTCGAGGCCAGCGCAGTGGAGAGGATGAATGACGACGGGTGCCCACGCTAGCTCTCCCTctgtcatggtgatgaagtctaggtcccccgAAGCGCACATGCACGCCCGGGACCTAGGTgatgttgtgactagccatctgaggcctggtgttgatgtcAAGACACACAAAAAGCCCctatctggcgcgccaactatcgatgtttcgagtaaacaccaacgagtaaatttctaatattgcgcgtctggatcgaatggtgtgctaagaggacacggggtttatactggtttgggtggaatgtccctacgtccagttcgttgctgttgctcgtgttactagcactaaaaagttcgtagtaggggttacaaacgggcgagagagggataggtcctaagtctctagtgAAAAGAACAAATGGGtaccgagagctcggtcgctgcttggctatgtgttcgaggttcaATGCTAGTGATTTTAATCTGATGCGATGCAATGACCCTTAATGGgacgccctactttcccttttataggacaAGGGAAAGCAAGGGTTACAACGGGAGAAAAGAGGAGAACAAGAGGGAGAGGAAATCCTTCAGGGTCGtcgggcctttcttttcctttgtgcaGACCCCACTGacacggcaggtggtgatagggacagctccacgtcaAGCGCCTATCCaccgatgatgccatgccctggcattGTTAGCGGGTCGTCACGTCCCACTCCGCCCCGGTGGGCGGTGTGGCAAACCAACGTGTTGATTagcggccgtacagggagtaggcagtatagtgaccacgcgtccgtcACTATGGGcaatgtgagttccctagaaagACATGCCGCGGGGACAGGTCATGTTGAGACATGACCGCTCcttgcacgatgccagaagtttgaccttgggttgtactttctagcccgtagtggttggcggcgacgtGAGCTTCCGTTAGGGGCCATGCCTGAGGGATCAGGCAAGGCGAAGCccgcccttagacgtcgggcgaggcggagccagccctcagacgtcgagcgaggcgaagccagcccttagacatcgggcgaggcgaagcccgtggcctcgatgtcggatgaggcggagcccgcccctagaggtccaATGAGGCGGAtcgcatgaccttggggtcggacgagacggagcccatggccagaggtcgagcgaggcagagcccacccttatAGGTCATGCGAGGCGGTGCCCACGACCTCGGTGTTGGACGAGGcgaagcccgcccctagaggtcgggtgaggcgaatcgcatgaccttagggtcgggcgaggcggagcccgcccttagaggtcgCGTGAGACGAAGCCCATGGCCTCAGtgtcagacgaggcggagcccacccccagaggtcgggcgaggcagatcacacgaccttggggtcgtacgaggcggagcccgcggctagaggtcgggcgaggcgaagcccgccctcagaggtcgggcgaggcagagcccgcccttagaggtcgggtgaggcggagcccatggcctcggtgtcggacAAGGcgaagcccgcccctagaggtcggacgaggcggatcacacaaccttggggtcgggcgaggcggagcccgcggccttggtgtcGGTTGGAGCCGTAGTCGCACCTTTGACCGTCTGAAAGGATTAACGTATAACGatcattagcccctcctcttcaggtaccctagtattggtccccgacacccgccctcctcctcgtcctcgccccTGCCATTGGCCACCACCCTGCCGCGGGCGCTAGGGTTCACCGAAGCTTTGGTGAACCCTAGCGCCCGCGACGGccgccttcttcccctccccctccgACCATGGCGAGCTCCGGCAGCGCCAACCtccctccggccatggcgcccccaCCCCTCCCTGGCCTAGCCGCTAGGGCCCCTAAGCCGTCCGGCCTCCTTTCTCACCGCCTGGCCAGCCTACCTCCCCTCGACCAAGCCCTTCTATGCCCGCCAGAGTTGGGAAGGAGAGGGGGTGAGACCATGAAGGCACGAGCtcgtcatcttcttcatcttctatGCCTTGTCTTCCTCGTCTACGGTGAGGTCGCTAGAACCCTAGCCACCCTGGCTCATCTTCTTCATTTCCAGCGAGGTCGCGGTTGCAGGATGGAGGAAGAGCACGGGCGCAACAACACAAGAGGGAGAGGGAGTGGAGTTGCAACGTCGCTCTCCAGCGTGACGGGTCGCGTAGAAACTTTTGCACTTGGGAATATAGGGTCGATGCGACACGAAAGATGCCCAAACCTATGATAAGATACAATAGTCATACATTGTTTCATAAAAAAAACGTACATAAATGAAGAATAAAACACTTGCATTTCATTTTGCTAACATATGCAATGCTAACTTACATATATTTATAAAATTATTCGATTTCCGGAATGTGCCAAAGCGATGCCCTCATTAAGTCTAACCTTCAaatgtgacaataaagttgtgtGTTTCTGTAGACCGTATAACCATACTACTACAAGAAGACATTCATATCATATAACGAGAAACGTACAATTCACCACCTATAGTAAGAAATGGCAACATCCTATGTGCATATAGTTCCCAAAATGAGGCTTATATGTTCACAAAAAGCAGTATTGGAAGTTTAATGCAGTGAGACACAATATTCCATCATTGGCACCATGTAGATTCAGTAACCAAGCAAACATTGTTGTTTTTGCCGAAGCTCAGTCTACTCAACCTGAACTGAAACAAAGGCCATCTTAGTAACATACCAGTTAAAAGAAAGAAAATACAAATGATGAGAACTGTCTAGATGCCTCAAGCTGTCCATGAGACGCTGTGTGATATTCAGCTTAGGGTCAAGGGCTTCCTGAACATGCAGCGCGGCCATCTCTGGGCTTGCTAGGTGTTCCTTCATGAGGTGCCCTACGAGGTGAATGGCTTCTGCTATGACTGGGGCTTTTACGAACAGGAGACCCACTGCTGATATTAAAGAATGGTGTAAAAAATAATGCATTCTGATATGACAATACAAAACAGAAAATAGTATATCTCCAACCCCATTGGACATACCTGTGTCTGTTATGTTTCCTGTCATAATCAGGACTGATACTGCAAGTCCTATGGCGACGATGATCATTATCTCTGTACCTGTCCTGTTCATATCGCTCCCTACTTCTGCTCTGGCTTCTccttctatagtctctatcccgATAATCCTCTCGATACCTTCACAAATGGCTAGCACTTATATTAAAAATAAAGATGAATCATCTGAAATACTTTACCGATTTTAATACTATGAGAAACAGAGCTATCATAACAGCTGAAAAAGTCTTAAGCTGTATTGTAGGTCTAACTTGGTGGCACCATTTGGGCACTTGAGCAATGATGCAATGAAATACAACACCATTTTGCAGGGGCCCTTGTATGCTATAGGCTATCACAAAGGTAGTGTGTGCAGCATACATTCATTTTATTTTCATATTTTATAGTGGAATGGTATTCCTTTAATCCTCTTTATTTGGCATTGTAGCAGTTAAAGGAGATATAGATATATCTTTACTAAAATAGTGAAGTGTACCTATTTCATTTAGTGCAAGCAACACTTTTCTTTGTTTATTGGTTAATATTAATGACTAAATATGAGTAGTTTGGGAGACAAACAAATTTAGTAGGTAGCAAGACACACAAAGTCAGTAGGGGCATGAGGTCATAGCTAGCTTTTCCTTCAGTGTATGCAATTCTGAAACATCATACACAAagggaacagagggagtacctaGTATGTCATTGCCAATATTCGAATATGCAGCCTATTTCTTACCTCTGTCTTGGACTGCGGCTTCTGAAACGACCCCTTGGCTTTGGATTTTCTTCTGTAATTCTACCCCTATGACTGCAAACACGAACAAGAAAGTAATGCTTAGCAAGTGACATTGCTTTTAGTGTTTTGCCATTCTCTGAGCTGTATTGATGCACTTAATAGATAGAAAAACAAGAGTATCAACATATTTTACATGATAGCAAGCGGCATTCTTGTAATGAGTGTTTTTTAGAAAAGGAAACAATGAGTTAAACTGGCCATGTAATGTGACTTTTGGGCTTCTGCTAGATGTGTAAACAAGTAATTTCGGTTTGTATGTCTAATAGAAGCACTCTTACTTGCCATTTCTGAACTTCGTTCAGACATATACAAGTAGAGTCAAAGTTCTTGTCCATGAAAGTAAATCAATCAATGGATGCACCTACCCCAACCTAACAAAAAGATGAAACCAACGAACTAGAACGAAATGGTAACAGGCAAAAACTTCAGCACAATTCACATCGAGCCTGTTCGGTAGTACTACTGCAAGCTGCAGCAGCCAGCCACCTGCAGTTCACTGGTGCAAGGCAAGGAGGGTGCTGCAGCTGCAGCAGTAGCAGAAGCAAGTCCACCTATCAATAGCCACTGCATCAATAATTTAGTTCAAAAAAACTTCACCACAAGTAAGCCCCTGAAGTGATTTCCATCCATTGAACACATACATCAACCTAGACCACAGGGATGCTTCAACAGATGAACAATCCAAGCTATCATTACAAAAGCAAAGAGAGGTTAACACTGTGAAACTTCACTCAGAAAAACACTCCTCGACCCTACTTTGCGTAGCCACATCCATGCCTATACATGTGATTTCCTGTCTACCTTCAAATACTCTGTTGCGGGCATGAAACAACCTAGCTAAATTAGGTACTTAGGTGGTTGGTGTTTATACTCTATATTGGCATTACTATGGATGACTATGTTTCAACCACACTAGAAATTACAGTGCATTCCAATCCAACACCAGAAGTTTTCCCTGCACTGAAACAGGGCCTAAGTATGAAAGCTGAACAGAAAAAAATGATGATTAGATCAAGTAATGATGGAATATCCAAACATAAAACTACAGCCATACTCTTACAGATCAATGTTTCATTCAACTACAGAACCATCCAAATGACTAAAGCCTCAAGGAAACCCTTATTTAACCTCTtagaaataataaaataaattagttCTACTGCAGGTTGGCATC harbors:
- the LOC136539676 gene encoding serine/arginine-rich splicing factor SC35-like isoform X2 codes for the protein MSRFGRSGQPQNRDTFSLLVLNVSFRTTADDLFPLFDRYGEVVDIYIPRDRRTGDSRGFAFVRYNYEDEAQDAIDGLDGMRFDGRALMVQFAKYGPNAEKIHRGRITEENPKPRGRFRSRSPRQRYREDYRDRDYRRRSQSRSRERYEQDRYRDNDHRRHRTCSISPDYDRKHNRHSGSPVRKSPSHSRSHSPRRAPHEGTPSKPRDGRAACSGSP
- the LOC136539676 gene encoding serine/arginine-rich splicing factor SC35-like isoform X1 translates to MSRFGRSGQPQNRDTFSLLVLNVSFRTTADDLFPLFDRYGEVVDIYIPRDRRTGDSRGFAFVRYNYEDEAQDAIDGLDGMRFDGRALMVQFAKYGPNAEKIHRGRITEENPKPRGRFRSRSPRQRYREDYRDRDYRRRSQSRSRERYEQDRYRDNDHRRHRTCSISPDYDRKHNRHSSGSPVRKSPSHSRSHSPRRAPHEGTPSKPRDGRAACSGSP